One Littorina saxatilis isolate snail1 linkage group LG11, US_GU_Lsax_2.0, whole genome shotgun sequence genomic window, gattgtttgtttaacattacattggaaatagttccataaaatattgagtattaaaatgtcgagtggacctacaatagtttatcctgttgcatgttcaactatagagttgaaagatttagcagacgctatcgactttgagagcaatgctgaagttggtgcagtgtatgcattcgagtttacagacactggtcattacaagagaaaggaaatcgacgatgaaaagaaaccaagattcctcaaactaggtcaaatccgtgatgttaatgtacctgatccaattgtcgatgacatatactacatgtggaaacatcagaataaaaaatgggtacttagtcctgttataaaaaagattgactgggaaatgaagtttgaatttgtgagtccatacactcttgttggaaaagacgacacattccgtaagtcaatcaatgctaaaccactaattgttagccttgttcctgcgtttaacagcaggggagaagttgcagttaaacctttccataagaacaactatctcattcacagaaaacaaagtgttgaaaaggacgctgacaccattgtcgattttatacccaagcttccaatagggcagaatgcaactatgatatttgatatagttgtcaggaaaagggaagaaaccacaaacactgttctaatgagaggaataaatctcaactggagaccattaaatgttgaagaagtcagagtatttattgctgttcaaaaggattctaacacaataaaaaaacagacgtcaaaccaaaatgttgttgttaacgcagatataaataatttaacagaaataagaagtattaatcttacttatcttgatttgattgctttctactatacagataaggtgttaagcaatgaacagcttcaaagcttagcagaaacactggccagtgagaattaagataaatattttatattttgcattaaaaagatgactagcagtgtgaagctttatcctaatattgatgaaagtgcagcagaaagtcaacaattcagactggcacacattagtaatatacaaaaacaactagaagatgaattagaaaaatattctcgcgctagacgtaagtactcaacaacttacaacagcctttctaatgccagcactggttctactatccttgcatcagctgcaggtgtaacgggaacaattctgttagctaccggagtagggactccagtttctctaatcctaggtggtgtcgcagcagcagttggtggtttatcatttatagcatcagctataatgaaaaaaattgtgaaaaagcttgaaaaacacgaatccatttccactcttgcatcatcaaaattgtctagcctaaaactgtctatcagtaaagcacttgaagattcaaaagtttctgacgaagaattcaaacagatacaaacagactttgatgactacaaaagtaagaaagcaagtattcaaacaaaaacacgagctgaatataacaagccactcgatatagaagatctgaaaaagcagtttttaaaaaaggggattcaaataggacgggaagaaaaagtaaaaatagaatcacttgtaaagagttaactattcgtttagacagtcacattgcatgtatcagatataattctaacagtgaaagaacatatgaagtaaagtttgtaaatgagagagcgtattgagcttaagaatgttgtataagagaaagggagaatgtacgttctgggttactgattccgacagacccggcattggttcaaaacaaccttactttactgtattttttttgtatggatttatgcagtatttttctgattttgtcgcatgtttcattttagtaaaagtttagtccagaagcctattttgcgttaatatttagggtctgtcggaatcggtgagccagaacgtacattctccctttctctggctgcgatctgctggtcgatgtgaatgcgtgatgtattgtgtaaaaaaattccatcttacacggcataaatagatccctgcgccttgagtccgagtctggagatacgcgcgcgatataagacttcatataataacaaggaataagatgaaagtgtttttaaatcgatttcggaaatttaatgttaatcataatttttctatttttaattttcagagcttgtttttattccgaatataacatatttatatgtttttggaatcagaaaatgatgacaaatacgataaacgtaattgtggattgttttataaaaaagtaattttaattacaattttttagatttttaatgaccaaagtcattaattaatttgtaagctttcaagctgaaatgcaatatcaaagtccggcctttgtcgaagattgctttgccaacatttcaatcaatttgattgaaacatgagtgtgatgaattccattatttatttgtctgtgattttttcaaagaagaaagagctgagttgttaccaccttactattggaaaaaaacctaatgcacttaaatttaaaaagttgtttgctactaagaaaaagaaattgctaaagaatatctTGGTCTTTAtaaatagaatttgtaacagtttttcaatttttttttaattttttatttttttatttactatattagcatatatcatgattgtattgattgtatttattgttcaaaatgcccccatgggttatggactaataaaacttgaacttgaacttgaacttgggtgtgacagtgccgcctcaacttttacaaaatgccggatatgacgtcatcaaagacatttatcgaaaaaatgaaaaataaatgtaaaaagaaacaaaaaagaagaaaagtaggaaagaaagaaaaggaagcTACTGAAAGAATTGACAATTATTAAATATTTTAAGCAAATCCAAATTTGATCTAAACAATGACATTTGTTAAAAGTAATAACATCCAAACAGAATTATGCTTTGTGGTCACacgataaactgttttgcgtgAGTTTTTGCAGTACTTGATGAAAACTTGAACAGAGCATACGTTCTCGTTGGTTTTATTACTATCAACGAAGCAAACATTATAGTATGTATATACTTACCAACGCAGTAGGACAGCAAAACGTACTTTTCAGCACAAACCACAAATATTTCGACTATTTATATCCCCTCAAGCATCAGATACCACGCAGTACAAACCAATAACGCGAGACACTATCTGCTGAAGATCATACCTACAAAACAGACGAAGCGTGACAAAATTATGGAAATTAAGATACTGTCAACTGTTTCTCTTTTATCATGACTTCTTCTTTCTGAAAGTCAGGGGTTATATTTACAGTCGGACACGGATCAGTGAAACAAATTGACACTATCTTGAAATAGGTCACACTAATAAACAGACGGTTTATAATTGCGAAAGCTACTGTCAACTGTTCTTATTTATTAGTACTTTTTCTCTCACAAAACACTGTGTTATCTGTTCATTCAGAAACGGGTCTGTCACACGAATTGACTATTTCACAAAGAGCCAAACCAGTCAAACTAACAATCGTGGCGACAGTACTGTAGGCTACGTCAAACTAACTGTTTCTTCTTTACAagtacttttttttcaaactaagAGAAATCTTTTTCAGTTGATCACGGACACATGATCTTTAGAGCGCTTATTTCAATGTAATGCCGAATTATCGTTTTAGTTTatgcaggcaggcagggtgtgtcAAAGAACATTTTcaatttttatgtaatattttaatagacaataaagtgttgctactgttattgttattgttctttGATCCGTTTACGGAAACATTATGGTTATATCGGTTAGATAAAGTATACTACTTTCTACTGTACAGATCTGGCAGACaattttctgaaaatgctacCGACGGTACGCATGATAATTAGGGATatgtagtgcgtcccgggacccgttCTTGTTCAGGTCTAGTGCGTCATGGGACCCATTCGATGACTTTCTAGTACGCCTTTTTCGGCTTCTATTGCGTAAAGGACGAAGGAACGCACAGTTTGGGGCGCCctgatgtttttttcttctgtattATAACTTTTTCCTTCAAAATGAGGGTGGGGATATATACAGCTAGTCACGGGTCagtcacacaaactgacaatTTGTTTCCAAAGGTAATACCAGTGTAACAGGCAAAGTGCCGAAAGTACAGCAGGCTACGTCAACTGTTTCTTCTTCAGTAGAACTGTGTGTAtctcaagaacaagaacaagaacaaacacaaacacaacaagaagaagaagaagaagaagaagaagttccccGTAACGTCCGCCAAACCAAGTATCATATTGCTTTTAAGGGCACGTTTATAAGCTTTGTTTGTTGTGCTTCATTTActaattgattgtatgcggctttgttatatgtaattttgctgaataaaattgttgaaaccaagaagaagacaagtcgcgtaaggcgaatatacaatatttagtcaagtagctgtcgaactcacagaatgaaactgaacgcaatgccatttttcagcaagaccgtatactcgtagcatcgtcagtccaccgctcatggcaaaggcagtgaaattgacaagaagagcggggtagtagttgcgctaagaaggatagcacgcttttctgtacctctctttgttttaactttctgagcgtgtttttaatccaaacatatcatatctatatgtttttggaatcaggaaccgacaaggaataagatgaaagtgtttttaaattgatttggacaatttaattttgataataatttttatatatttaattttcagagcttgtttttaatccgaatataacatatttatatgtttttggaatcagcaaatgatggagaataagataaacgtaaatttggatcgttttataaatttttattttttttttacaattttccgatttttaatgaccaaagtcattaattaatttttaagacaccaagctgaaatgcaataccgaaccccgggcttcgtcgaagattatttgaccaaaatttgaaccaatttggttgaaaaatgagggcgtgacagtgccgcctcaactttcacgaaaagccggatatgacgtcatcaaagacatttatcaaaacaatgaaaaaaacgttcggggatttcatacccaggaactctcatgtcaaatttcataaagatcggtccagtagtttagtctgaatcgctctacacacacacacagacacacacacacacacacacacacgcacgcacgcacatacaccacgaccctcgtttcgattccccctcgatgttaaaatatttagtcaaaacttgactaaatataaaaaagaagaagaagaagaagaggaagagaaagaagaagaagaagaagaagaagaagaagaagaagaagaagaagaagaagaagaagaagaagaagaagaagaagaagaagaagaagaagaagaagaagaagaagaagaagaagaagaagaagaggaggaggaggagaaggaggaggaggaggacgacgacgacgacaacaacaacaacaacaacaacaacaacaacaacagttatCTGTACAGTCGGCCGCAAATCGTTCACATGAATTGACACTTTCTCCAAAAGGTTTAAAAGGTTTAAAACTGACGGTGCATTGCTAAAGTACAGCAGGCTTTGTCAATCAGCTGCCTCTTCTTTATTAGTATTAATTCTCCTCACAGCAATGACAAAAGGCCATTAGAACTGACACAACTTGGCGAATGTAAAGCCGGCTTGTTTcctctttatatttagtcaagttttgactaaatattttaacatcgagggggaatcgaaacgagggtcgtggtgtatgtgcgtgcgtgtgtgtgtgtgtgtgtgtgtgtgtgtgtgtgtgtgtgtgtgtgtgtgtgtagagcgattcagactaaactactggaccgatctttatgaaattgaaatttgacatgagagttcctgggtatgaaatccccgaatgtttttttcatttttttgataaatatctttgatgacgtcatatccggcttttcgtgaaagttgaggcggcactgtcacgccctcatttttcaaccaaattggttgaaactttggtcaagtaatcttcgacgaagcccggacttcggtattgcatttcagcttggtggcttaaaaattaattaatgactttggtcattaaaaatctgaaaattgtaaaaaaaaataagttgtttaaaacgatccaaatttacgtttatcttattcttcatcattttctgattccaaaaacatataaatatgttatattcggattaaaaacaagctctgaaaattaaatatataaaaattattatcaaaattaaattgtccaaatcaatttaaaaacactttcatcttattccttgtcggttcctgattccaaaaaaatatagatatgatatgtttggattaaaaacacgctcagaaagttaaaacaaagagaggtacagaaaagcgtgctatccttcttagcgcaactactatcccgctcttcttgtcaatttcactgccttcgccatgagcggtggactgacgatgctacgagtatacggtcttgctgaaaaatggcattgcgttcagtttcattctgtgagttcgacagctacttgactaaatattatattttcgccttacgcgacttgtttttcttcttcagaaGCATTTTATTTCAGTTCAAAATCTGCAGAATCTAGGATCAATCTAacgtatatgtgaccctccaccacgaaatgagtcgcatgtcacctcgcgcggttctgcgctgggctgaatataagtccggggagtgtctggtaacagtgtgagggtcaccttagtcacggGCTTATATTAGTTTTCGTTCTTTTCttaaacgggtttcaccactggatagagcataaaaaactctttaggaaaatgtaaaaatatgaaaatcatgcaaaatatacatgtgactcattccgtggtggagggtcacatatatctgGTGCAGACTACAGGCTGACTTTGGCCCCACTGTTAGCAGTCAAAAAGTAATTAAGCTAAAAAATCTTTGATGTACGAAGTACTCCCTTTGGTCTTTGACAGTTGTAGGATTTACAGGGCTTAACGAATATTTTGACGAGCAATAATAAACTGAAGGTATATGAGTTGTCTTTCTCTACATTTTATCCCACTTttaggcacacacagacatgagacagacacagaaaaaggcacatagacagacagacacgttcGAACGACTGCACGGAAACACGCTCACACATAtgcacagatagacagacagacagacagagatacagacagacacatacagacgcagacggacagacagacagacagacagacagacagacagaaagaaagagatacagacagagagacacacagacacagacggacaaacagacagatagacagatatacagacagacatcagacggacaaacagacatcagacggacagacagacagagagacagacagacatagatgcacacagagaggcagacagacacagacacatacagacaaacaaacaaacaaacaaacaaacaaacagacagacagacagacagacaaacagacagacagacagacagtcatacacatacagatcaagagagaaacagaacctTTTCATAAAACCAAAACAGACATATGTGATATTTGAGACACTGTCAGCTTTATTTGATCTGATTCTATCTCGCTGTCATTTTCCGACACATGTGCGTCAAGCCTTGCGCTCATCTTAGAGGTCCATTCCTCCCATGACTAAAGACATCAGCATCTGCATCAGCTGAAAACAGAAAGGGAGTTTGTGTTATTAATTCAGTGCAGCATAAACTCGAGAagatggttaaaaaaaaaaagacaaaaaaaagacGAACTTCTTAATAGCATAGGCCTTATCGTGTACAGGGTTGGACTAaccatttcacacacacacacacacacacacacacacacacacacacacacacacacacacacacacacacacacacacacacacacacacacacacacaaacacacacacacacacatacacacacacatacacatactcacacacatacacacatacacacacacatacatatacacacatacacacacacacacacaaacacacatacacacacatatacacacacacacacatacacacacacacacacacacacacacacacacacacacacacacacacacacacacacacacacacacacattcagaatGTCCAATTCTAAAACAGCTAAGTAAACAATATGATGTAAAGTCTCAAAAGAAGAACAGTGCTTACCTGTGGGTTCATGCCTCCCATCTGTCCGGGGTAGCCGTCCGTGCCTCCCATACCTCCACCCATATTGCTGCCCATACCGCTGCCCATACCACCCATGCCCCCACCATTACCTCCCATACCGCCCATACCTCCACCCATACCTCCCATACCGTTGCCCATTCCTCCGCCCATACCACCCATGCCCCCACCATTTCCTCCCATACCTCCTCCCACGCCGCCCATACCTCCGCCCATTCCTCCGCCCATACCACCCATGCCCCCACCATTTCCTCCCATACCTCCTCCCATACCGCCCATACCTCCTCCCATACCTCCACCCATACCACCCACACCTCCCATACCGCCGCCCACACCTCCCATACCTCCACCCATATTACCGCCCATTCCGCCCATGCCCTGgaacaaagaaaagaagtcgTTTTTAGGGCACCATCCTTTCTGTAAAAAAACAGATCGGCCCACTATCGCAGGTCTGCTCTGGACTGGCTTTTACTGTGGGATAAGAACCAgctctccacttggacacatactattcttcttcttcttctgcgttcgtgggctgaaactcccacgtacactcgtgtttttgcacgagtggaattttacgcgtatgaccgtttttaccccgccatttaggcagccttacgccgcttttggaggaagcatgctgggtattttcgtgtttctataacccaccgaactctgacatggattataggatctttttccgtgcgcacttggccttgtgcttgcgtgtacacacgaagggggataagccactaagcaggtctgcacataagttgacctgggagatcggaaacatctccactcttaacccaccaggcggcagcgaccgggattcgaactcacgacttcccgattaggaggccgacgtcttaccaccacgtcaCTGCGCCTGTCGGGGCACATACTCAAAATCAATAGCCTCAATGTTTCGTGTGGAGAGTGGCTTCTTAAGAAATGACATTGTACAAACAATTCCATTCTGCACAGAAagaataaggataagatttgatatagtcctgtgaggttaccctcacagaaattcgggctgctttctccctggggaaagcgagctgccatacagtgtACGGCGATACCCATATTTTTGTTCAGTCTggctgttgattttgttttaccACATGTACAAGCGGAGGAAGTTGTTTTCCCCGTTATATTCGTGATAATAAACACTATGAAAGTGATTGCAGTAACATGCTTACAAATCAGACTACTTCGCTGCATATCTATAAtcacaattttcagaatttaattttttttttcctattACGATTTGttgctttccttttttttttatcgaacGCTGACGAAagattgctttctttctttctttctttattttttgttaaagGTTGATCCCTTCAAGTTTGGTTGGGTAATAAAGTGCTTATTTCATATTTTTTCCGAAAAATGTGAAATATGGGAGACAACCTCTCAGCTAGGCTACTTCACGCACAGTGTATAAGCTATGTACTTATCTATGTcaatattttttgttcaatggTAATAGGGTTCTCGCAGAGTTGATAGGATATAACAATGTTTACTGGTACTTCGCGGTTTTATGAAAGATGTGAGCTTTGTGGATTTCACATccaatttgtgtgtgttcaagctTATTGGTGCTGGTATAAATGTGGTCATGATTTATaataatgttgttttcattattTGTACGCCTTAttgcaaaacaaaaattaacacaaATCCCTTGCACTATAATGAATTCAGGCTGGCATCtaggtgtgtttgttttattgttggtATGGATATACTGTTAATAGGGTGGTAGGGGTGGGGGatagaagggggagggggcgatcatacacgtaaaaaaacccacGTGACAGTTGCAGTTCATTGacgcagaaaaacaacaagtacAAACAACAATGTTCAGTCTACGCGGCATAAACACcatggtaacgcacttgcgctcggaagcgagaggttgcgagttcgaccctgggtcagggcgttagcaattttctgccccctttcctaacctgggtggtgggttcaagtgctagtctttcggatgagacgaaaaaccaaggtcccttcgtgtacactacattggggtgtgcacgttaaagatcccacgattgacaaaagggtctttcctggcaaaattgtataggcatagataaaaatgtccaccaaaatacccgtgtgacttggaataataggccgtgaaaagtaggatatgcgccgaaatggctgcgatctgctggccgatgtgaatgcgtgatgtattgtgtaaaaaaaattccatctcacacggcataaataaatccctgcgcgatataaattgcataaaataaaaataaaaataaataaataaatccctgcgcttagaactgtacccacggaatacgcgcgatataagcctcatattgattgattgatagtttacctccattttctttTCCGACCTGAGtttccctccattttcttttccAACCTTGTCCTTGTTCGGTCCGTCAGTGTTGctgttgctttttgttgtcttttgtttttgtctgttaccCGAAGAAGCTtttataagcgaaaattcgtatttTTGTGCTGTCCTTGTGTCGGTGAGTACAGAACTCCTTTGTTTGTCCACTTTTTCATAGATTTGTTCAAACTGTGGACAGTCATGCTGAAAGACGGAAGTGAGTGAGTACTGAATTCTGCGTGTGTGGACATGCTGAAAGACGGAAGTGAGTGAGTACTGAATTCTGCGTGTGTGGACATGCTGAAAGACGGAAGTGAGTGAGTACTGAATTCTGCGTGTGTGGACATGCTGAAAGACGGAAGTGAGTGAGTACTGAATTCTGCGTGTGTGGACATGCTGAAAGACGGAAGTGAGTGAGTACTGAATTCT contains:
- the LOC138980871 gene encoding harpin HrpN-like; its protein translation is MGGMGGGMGNGMGGMGGGMGGMGGNGGGMGGMGSGMGSNMGGGMGGTDGYPGQMGGMNPQLMQMLMSLVMGGMDL